The following are encoded together in the Nocardioides thalensis genome:
- the glgX gene encoding glycogen debranching protein GlgX — protein MNPSLWRSLGERSPVWPGRNWPLGAEWSAESTNFAVWAPHAEEVWLCIFDDEGGEQRHQLTEFSLGIWHGALPGIEPGTRYGYRVDGPWDPDQGMRFNPHKVLLDPYGLATSGTITNGIELLGYDVDDPTRRSELDSAGHTARSVVVDTSFDWEDDRPMKRRWRDSAIYELHVKGFTQLHDRIPEQLRGTYAGLGHPVVTQYLNDLGVTAVELLPVHQFFSEPALLDRGLTNYWGYNSISYFAPDAAYSSSGDRGQQVVEFKQMVKSLHRAGIEVILDVVYNHTAEAGPMGPTLSFRGLDDRGFYRRVPSGQVPEGPPAEFDDTYWDVTGCGNTVDSEHPLALRMILDSLRYWVTEMHVDGFRFDLTSALTRTRVADGIPVDMSSKLLVAIGQDPVLRHVKLIAEPWDVSMEGYLVGRMPPPWVEWNDQFRDTIRDFWRGQAQTHAVATRLAGSSDLYADDGRSAYASVNFITAHDGFTVRDLVSYDHKHNEANGEDNRDGTDNNRSWNHGVEGETDDQEIVALRRRQAANLMATLCLSNGVPMLTAGDERGRTQGGNNNAYCQDNEISWVDWSADNAWLDVYEATKTALRLRREHPALRQRHWFEGEPTIVGGPKDLAWLHPSGREMTDDDWHDPGLRTVGMFVTGKPLRSPGPTGEQQLDASFLMWFHSGDQPVDVLLPENDWVHAGEVVLSTDPDQPVGSDAVSGKELRIGPRSVVVLREKE, from the coding sequence GTGAATCCCAGCCTGTGGCGTTCCCTCGGAGAGCGGTCCCCGGTGTGGCCGGGACGCAACTGGCCCCTCGGCGCGGAGTGGTCGGCGGAGTCGACCAACTTCGCGGTGTGGGCCCCGCACGCCGAGGAGGTGTGGCTGTGCATCTTCGACGACGAGGGCGGCGAGCAGCGGCACCAGCTCACCGAGTTCTCGCTCGGGATCTGGCACGGGGCGCTGCCCGGGATCGAGCCAGGCACCCGCTACGGCTACCGCGTCGACGGCCCGTGGGACCCCGACCAGGGCATGCGGTTCAACCCCCACAAGGTCCTGCTCGACCCCTACGGCCTCGCCACCTCGGGCACGATCACCAACGGCATCGAGCTCCTCGGCTACGACGTCGACGACCCGACCCGCCGCAGCGAGCTCGACTCCGCGGGCCACACCGCCCGCAGCGTGGTGGTCGACACCTCCTTCGACTGGGAGGACGACCGGCCGATGAAGCGCCGGTGGCGCGACTCGGCGATCTACGAGCTCCACGTCAAGGGCTTCACCCAGCTCCACGACCGGATCCCCGAACAGCTGCGCGGCACGTACGCCGGTCTCGGCCACCCCGTCGTGACGCAGTACCTCAACGACCTCGGGGTCACAGCGGTCGAGCTGCTGCCCGTCCACCAGTTCTTCTCCGAGCCGGCCCTGCTCGACCGGGGACTCACCAACTACTGGGGCTACAACAGCATCAGCTACTTCGCGCCGGACGCGGCCTACAGCTCCTCCGGCGACCGCGGCCAGCAGGTCGTGGAGTTCAAGCAGATGGTGAAGTCGCTCCACCGCGCCGGCATCGAGGTCATCCTCGACGTCGTCTACAACCACACCGCCGAGGCCGGGCCGATGGGGCCCACGCTGTCGTTCCGCGGGCTCGACGACCGCGGGTTCTACCGCCGGGTGCCGAGCGGGCAGGTGCCCGAGGGGCCGCCCGCCGAGTTCGACGACACCTACTGGGACGTCACCGGCTGCGGCAACACCGTCGACTCCGAGCACCCACTGGCGCTCCGGATGATCCTCGACTCCCTGCGGTACTGGGTGACCGAGATGCACGTCGACGGCTTCCGCTTCGACCTGACGTCCGCGCTGACCCGCACCCGGGTCGCCGACGGCATCCCGGTCGACATGAGCAGCAAGCTGCTCGTGGCGATCGGCCAGGACCCGGTCCTGCGCCACGTGAAGCTCATCGCCGAGCCCTGGGACGTCTCGATGGAGGGCTACCTCGTCGGCCGGATGCCGCCGCCGTGGGTCGAGTGGAACGACCAGTTCCGCGACACCATCCGCGACTTCTGGCGCGGCCAGGCGCAGACGCACGCGGTGGCCACCCGCCTCGCCGGGTCGTCGGACCTGTATGCCGACGACGGGCGCTCGGCGTACGCCTCGGTCAACTTCATCACCGCTCACGACGGGTTCACCGTGCGCGACCTGGTGTCCTACGACCACAAGCACAACGAGGCCAACGGCGAGGACAACCGCGACGGCACCGACAACAACCGGTCGTGGAACCACGGTGTCGAGGGCGAGACGGACGACCAGGAGATCGTCGCGCTCCGGCGCCGCCAGGCCGCCAACCTGATGGCGACGCTGTGCCTGTCCAACGGGGTGCCGATGCTGACGGCCGGCGACGAGCGCGGCCGCACGCAGGGCGGCAACAACAACGCCTATTGCCAGGACAACGAGATCTCCTGGGTCGACTGGAGCGCCGACAACGCGTGGCTCGACGTCTACGAGGCGACGAAGACCGCGCTCCGGCTCCGCCGTGAGCACCCGGCGCTGCGGCAGCGGCACTGGTTCGAGGGCGAGCCGACGATCGTCGGGGGGCCGAAGGACCTGGCGTGGCTGCACCCGAGCGGCCGCGAGATGACCGACGACGACTGGCACGACCCGGGGCTGCGCACCGTCGGGATGTTCGTGACGGGCAAGCCGCTGCGCTCCCCCGGACCCACGGGCGAGCAGCAGCTCGACGCGTCGTTCCTGATGTGGTTCCACTCCGGCGACCAGCCGGTCGACGTGCTGCTGCCCGAGAACGACTGGGTGCATGCCGGGGAGGTGGTGCTGTCGACCGACCCGGACCAGCCGGTGGGCAGCGACGCGGTGAGCGGCAAGGAGCTGCGGATCGGCCCGCGCAGCGTGGTCGTGCTGCGCGAGAAGGAGTAG
- a CDS encoding enoyl-CoA hydratase/isomerase family protein produces the protein MTSEFVRLEVADGVGTIRLDRPKMNAISLQVQDELRAAAAEATGRADVRAVVVWGGERVFAAGNDVKEMADMSYVDMVDRVDALQGAVTAVARIPKPVVAAVNGYALGGGCELALAADVRFAAENAVLGQPEVLLGIIPGAGGTQRLARLVGPSRAKELLFSGRFVKAEEALAIGLVDRVVPADQVYAEAVAWAGQFAAAAPYALRAIKDAVDRGLESDLETGLAIERQHFASAFATEDRTIGMTSFIENGPGKASFVGR, from the coding sequence ATGACCAGCGAGTTCGTCCGCCTTGAAGTCGCGGACGGCGTCGGGACCATTCGGCTCGACCGGCCCAAGATGAACGCCATCAGCCTCCAGGTGCAGGACGAGCTGCGGGCCGCCGCGGCCGAGGCCACCGGCCGCGCCGACGTGCGCGCGGTCGTCGTGTGGGGCGGCGAGCGGGTCTTCGCCGCCGGCAACGACGTCAAGGAGATGGCCGACATGTCGTACGTCGACATGGTCGACCGGGTCGACGCCCTGCAGGGCGCGGTCACCGCGGTCGCGCGGATCCCCAAGCCGGTCGTCGCAGCCGTCAACGGCTACGCCCTCGGCGGCGGCTGCGAGCTCGCGCTCGCCGCCGACGTCCGGTTCGCGGCCGAGAACGCGGTCCTCGGCCAGCCCGAGGTGCTGCTCGGGATCATTCCCGGCGCCGGCGGCACCCAGCGGCTCGCCCGCCTGGTCGGGCCCAGCCGCGCCAAGGAGCTGCTCTTCAGCGGCCGGTTCGTCAAGGCCGAGGAGGCGCTGGCCATCGGCCTCGTCGACCGCGTGGTCCCGGCCGACCAGGTGTACGCCGAGGCGGTCGCCTGGGCGGGACAGTTCGCCGCGGCCGCGCCGTACGCCCTGCGGGCGATCAAGGACGCCGTCGACCGGGGTCTCGAGAGCGACCTGGAGACCGGGCTCGCCATCGAGCGCCAGCACTTCGCGTCCGCCTTCGCCACCGAGGACCGCACGATCGGCATGACATCCTTCATAGAGAACGGTCCGGGCAAGGCCTCGTTCGTGGGACGGTGA
- a CDS encoding electron transfer flavoprotein subunit beta/FixA family protein — MKYVPDATADRRFESDNTVDRVGVDGLLSELDEYAVEQALQIKEKGEDVTVTALTIGPEQAEAAVRKALQMGADQGVHVKDDAIAGSDAIATSLVLAKAIEKIGRPDLVMCGMASTDAGMSVVPAMLAERLDLPQVTLASVVETQGDQVRIKRDGDAATEVIGGTLPLVLSVTDQSGEARYPSFKGIMAAKKKPLETYSLSDLGVDAGQVGLDAAWTAVEETAARPPRTAGEIVKDEDGSGATALVEFLAAKKFI; from the coding sequence GTGAAGTACGTCCCCGACGCCACCGCCGACCGGCGGTTCGAGTCGGACAACACCGTTGACCGCGTCGGCGTCGACGGCCTGCTCTCCGAGCTCGACGAGTACGCCGTCGAGCAGGCCCTCCAGATCAAGGAGAAGGGCGAGGACGTCACCGTCACCGCCCTGACCATCGGTCCGGAGCAGGCCGAGGCCGCCGTCCGCAAGGCCCTGCAGATGGGTGCCGACCAGGGCGTCCACGTCAAGGACGACGCGATCGCCGGCTCCGACGCGATCGCGACCTCCCTGGTGCTCGCCAAGGCCATCGAGAAGATCGGCCGCCCCGACCTCGTCATGTGCGGCATGGCCTCGACCGACGCCGGCATGAGCGTCGTACCGGCGATGCTGGCCGAGCGTCTCGACCTGCCGCAGGTCACGCTGGCCTCGGTCGTCGAGACCCAGGGCGACCAGGTGCGCATCAAGCGCGACGGCGACGCCGCCACCGAGGTCATCGGCGGCACGCTGCCGCTGGTCCTCTCGGTCACCGACCAGTCCGGTGAGGCGCGCTACCCGTCGTTCAAGGGCATCATGGCGGCGAAGAAGAAGCCGCTCGAGACCTACTCGCTGAGCGACCTCGGCGTCGACGCCGGCCAGGTCGGTCTCGACGCCGCGTGGACCGCCGTGGAGGAGACCGCGGCCCGTCCGCCGCGCACCGCCGGCGAGATCGTCAAGGACGAGGACGGCTCGGGCGCCACGGCGCTGGTCGAGTTCCTCGCCGCGAAGAAGTTCATCTGA
- a CDS encoding electron transfer flavoprotein subunit alpha/FixB family protein, giving the protein MSEVLVLVDHVDGAVRKPTLELLAIAKRIGSPSAVFIGGADKADAAAETVKGYGADKVYVVDDAEIKGYLVAPKAEVLAQIAAQASPAAILVPASGEGKEIAGRLAIKLESGLITDAVDVQVEDGVPVTTQSVFAGSYTAKAKVTKGTPIIAVKPNAAAPEEGAGAGAVEQFSAEISAAAKSAQIVASQPRQATGRPELTEAAIVVSGGRGTGGDFTAVEALADSLGAAVGASRAAVDSGWKPHTFQVGQTGKVVSPQLYVANGISGAIQHRAGMQTSKTIVAVNKDEEAPIFELVDFGVVGDLHTVLPAATAEIEKRKG; this is encoded by the coding sequence ATGTCTGAAGTTCTGGTTCTGGTCGACCACGTCGACGGAGCGGTCCGCAAGCCGACCCTCGAGCTCCTCGCGATCGCCAAGCGGATCGGCTCGCCGTCCGCCGTGTTCATCGGCGGTGCCGACAAGGCCGACGCCGCCGCCGAGACGGTCAAGGGCTACGGCGCCGACAAGGTCTACGTCGTCGACGACGCCGAGATCAAGGGCTACCTGGTGGCTCCCAAGGCCGAGGTCCTGGCCCAGATCGCCGCGCAGGCCTCGCCCGCCGCGATCCTGGTCCCCGCCTCGGGCGAGGGCAAGGAGATCGCCGGCCGGCTCGCGATCAAGCTCGAGTCGGGCCTGATCACCGACGCGGTCGACGTCCAGGTCGAGGACGGCGTCCCGGTGACCACCCAGTCGGTCTTCGCCGGCAGCTACACCGCCAAGGCGAAGGTCACCAAGGGCACGCCGATCATCGCGGTCAAGCCCAACGCCGCCGCCCCCGAGGAGGGTGCGGGCGCCGGTGCCGTCGAGCAGTTCTCCGCCGAGATCTCCGCGGCCGCCAAGAGCGCGCAGATCGTCGCGTCGCAGCCGCGCCAGGCGACCGGCCGCCCCGAGCTCACCGAGGCCGCGATCGTGGTCTCCGGTGGCCGCGGCACCGGCGGCGACTTCACCGCCGTCGAGGCGCTCGCCGACTCGCTCGGTGCTGCCGTCGGTGCGTCGCGTGCCGCTGTCGACTCGGGCTGGAAGCCGCACACCTTCCAGGTCGGCCAGACCGGCAAGGTCGTGTCGCCGCAGCTCTACGTAGCCAACGGCATCTCCGGTGCGATCCAGCACCGCGCCGGCATGCAGACGTCGAAGACGATCGTCGCCGTCAACAAGGACGAGGAGGCGCCGATCTTCGAGCTCGTCGACTTCGGCGTGGTGGGCGACCTCCACACCGTCCTCCCGGCCGCGACCGCGGAGATCGAGAAGCGCAAGGGCTGA